The following nucleotide sequence is from Hevea brasiliensis isolate MT/VB/25A 57/8 chromosome 7, ASM3005281v1, whole genome shotgun sequence.
CTAagtgctataaatttatctctaaaCAACAACAAAGGACATTTATCAGTTAAATGTGAATCATTATAGGCTTCCTTGAGGAACACAGTACTCCTAACACCTTTGTTGGTGATATAAAATATGCCATGATGCTTTATCAAACAAAGCAGTAATCTAGATGGCAACAAATACTCAGAATGAAATGCATCCAATTGTATAGAAGTCAACCTCCTTTCCATAGTTAAGCTAAGAAGTTCATGAAGCATTGCCACCACACGCTTTCGTGCCTTTGGATCAGCAGCTTCAAATCTCCTAGCATTCAAGTATGGAGAAGGGAATTGCATTCTCTGCCACCTCTCAAGTTCATCAAGGTAACTCACATTTGCCCTAAAACCAGTAGGGAAGCAAATTTTAAAGGCAAATGGACCAAAGAAATTACCATCCTTTGATATTCTAACCTTCTTCTTGGGCGGATTGGAGGGAAGAACTCCTTCACATGTTAATCTTTCCTCACGGGCAGTGACTGCTAATGAAGAATCCCAGTTCTCCAAATGAAGATAAGCTTTCCCATTGACATCTTTCACCGAAAAAAATTCTGGGTACTTTGGAATCAATGACTTCTTGAAATCGCTGGGCAAACCTAATTCATTCTCAATGAATtcaatcttttctagtggcacccTACAATCAACTGACATCATTAACAACTTCCTCAAGTTCTTAACTAGAACGGGTTCCATTAACTCCCTAGATTCAGCTTCCTCACAGGCAACCTTCCTAGCCTTCTCAGTGAGTGTAACAGAAGGAGGCATGCTACTGCCAGCATCAACATGGAATATTGAAGGATACTTTTCAATGACAGCCATAAAGTTCCATTTCTGGACAAACCCAACTTGTTTCTCAAGGTCTCGGAGGAGGAGATGTTGGTTCTTTTGTGATTGAATAATGGCTTTAAGGTGTAAGATAACAGATGGCTTCTTCTGTAAGTCCATGACTCGATCAAGTTCATGGACTCTGTGGTATATCTTCTTTTTGGGTCTTCTTCCTCCGCTTGATTTTTGCTTCAGTGGAACCAACATTGCGCTTGATTTTTGAAGTGGGAATGGGAATAAGCAGGCATCTTTTTTGTGTAAAAGAAAGGATTTTAAAGATGGATGTAAGCAAGAAAAAATGGATGCTCTATGCATGTTGGGGAAGAAACAATACAGGTTCCGTagagaaaaaaaatcaaacaGTTGGAGTGCAATTTGGTGATGCCTTCAGATAGAAGCAGAAATAATTGCATTGAGTAAAACAAATATTAAGAATTTCCATAGCCAAGCAGGAGGCTGATTTCAGTACATAGCAGTAGAAATTGAAGATCCAGACCAAAAAATATACCAATCAGAGGGAGGCAGCAGTAGCGAAGAGTGGACTAGGTTGCATGAGGACTCCGACCACCATAAGATGCACACACTAGTCCTTTGCCAATTGATACATATTTGACAGCAAAGACAGACCAGAATCTGTCACACTGCAAATTAGTGGACAAGATAAAATTAGCAACCTCTTAGAAACTATTGCATATAAAATGGACATATAGATGTGACAAAAAATTAGAAGAAATTGCCTCAGTTAAAGTATACAAAAGAATtgcttaggaaaaaaaaaaagcagttcTGCTAATTAACACTTAACTGCTGCAGATAATTGGAGCTTTTATGCAAGTAGAAAAACAGTCATATTAGAATGTCAAATTTGGTGAACTGTTATCCCATGCTTACATTTAGTTTTGACGAAAATAGAAAGCATGAATGAGCTCTCCTTTTCAAAGGgtacaaaagaaaaatcaaatgagGAAATGAAAACTAGAATTGTGAATCAAAGGGTAGAAAAAAGCAAACTAATGTTCTACATAGCTGAGTTGTGTGCTCATGAAAAAAGTATAAGTGGTCACAACGCAATTAGCTCAACATGTAACTAATCAATTTTTACTGCCACCATCGGGCTGTATCTTTCCAAAAGTCCACTCATGTTTGTACTTCCTTAAAAATATTACAAATAAACACTCAAACCCCAGAGCCTTAATTGACAAGGAAACAGTAGAAACGCCAAAAAGAACACAATTAGTTGCTGCTTATGTATAAATACAATGGCCAAATGAGCAGTGAGTAACAATACCTGAACTGCTACAGGGGTGAAGTTGCAACCAGCTCCTAGTAATCATACGTTAAACTTGCAGAAGAATGAAAGTCCCTTAGTCTTCTGGGGGTGtgctagtcttttttttttttttatccttttgcAAAAGAGCTAACAATGCAATTCTCCACGCAAAGAAATAGCAGACAAATGTAGTAGCTATGCTCCTGCATCAACAAGTccacaaaaaattaataaaaggcaGAGGTAGCATGAATCTGTAAGCTAGTTACATAAATTGAGATCAGTATATGATGTCATTGCAGAAGAATCAAGAGATTGTAGACAATGACAGTAATAGAGGAAAGATGATCAAAAGAGAAGAAGCAAGGAAAAACTTGCTTTGAAAATTCAGTAatcatatatttcattttcagtaGAAATCAAGAAGCCCATATTAAATTAAGCTTTACTATGAAAATAGAAGTACAAGGAATCAAGGGTAACTTACCTGAACAGAATgattttgcacagcagatggtcgCCAAAGGAAacagcgagagagagagagagagagagagagagagagagagagaaagggacaGATAACACCCAGAGCAGAGAAGAAAGTTGCAGAAGACGCACAAAGCAGAGAGTGGAGATGGAGGGGTGCTTTTCGTTGGACTAGAAATGGCAAAACCCTAACCTGTCCACTTTGCTTTGATGGGAATGGAAGATCCGCCGGAACAGGAGACAAAAATACctctataaaatttaattttattaaggaGTCTGCCAATTATGATAAATCAGAAACATATTCATTTTccattattagttttttttttttttttaactaaaagagaagttaataataataataaaaaaagatattATTTTGCTCAAAATTGAATAGGATTATATCTAAAAATATTTGAAATattgttaagaaaattaattaatatctcaaaaatatttattataaatttttaaatatatatatatatatacacagacaaaaaaataataataataataaaaataaattcaatatatgattgaattcttaaattaacaattctttttcaattTTGTAGGGTTGTTCGATTGTAAACACGTGCAACAGGTTGGAGAAGAGTTTTCTTTTTTTCAGTTGATTAGATTTTGATTACACCTCCAACTAGGGATCTCAAGAATTAAAAAGACGACTTTATTAACGTAAAATTCATTGGTTCAGCTTCAGCTACCAACCAAAAAAGGAAATATGTGACATTATAGGAGCGGCAAAATATATGCACACATTAGGTATATCAAAATATTGTTATTTTTATCACCAAAGTTTTAACTCAATAATATTATAAttgtttttaaaaattataaaatattaaatttaaaaccaTTGCCGAAATCAAATTAATAGATATTCTGATCAACCTGCTTCTATGTTTGCTGGAAAAGGTATGCATGTATAGAGCAAATTCCAGTAATAATCAATCGTTCAGCTCATTTTTTATTTCACTTATCGATAAAATCATTGATATTTGACTTTTGCTCCATTGTCATATATTGACATGAGTTGATTTCTTAAAACTAATCGATCATCTAGAGGTGAACCTTTGAAAGATCCGTCTACCTTGAAGCACAAGAGAAAGTTCTTCTCATATAACTGCTGAGTTGTCCATATGCAAGATGAATATTACAAGGATGGTGTCTAGTGTTGTGAAAATCAattcattaaaatatatataaatatattaattaaaatgtatcaaaatttgaTTTAACAAACATCTAAAATGACGTTTTTTTCtaaaaagcttttttttttttttttgaacctgCCAACTACAATCCCAATGTCGAATCAAAGTTCTTATTCTTATCCTTAAAAAAGGAAGGAACATAGTGGGAAAAGAGTACCTTCCaaagttaaaaatttaataagcagTCCATTGGCAATAGGGAGTTTATCTCTCATTGCATTTGCATCCTAACAAACCCAAATTAGAAGAATGACAACATAATCCTGCTTCATGCAGCGGGAAGGAATATTGCATATTTGCATATCAAGGCAAAAAAAAGATGCAGCAAGTTATATCAACAGCTATGCCTATACCTTGATTGTCAAAAGTAGAAATTTAATTAGGCTAATGGTAATATTCATCTTCAGGTACAACTTGTTAAGGAAAAACGTTCACTCATAATGCCACCACGGCTCATTTGCGCTTTTCCACCATCTTCCAAGAAAATTCAGAGAAGATCAAGAATTGGAAACAATACCTGCCCATTTAATTTTGGAAAGTTACACTTCTTCTAAGTCAAGGAGGGGGTAAACCTCTTGCAAACAACCTCTCTGCCAAGACCCAAACAACAAACCAACCAACCAACCaaccaaccaaaaaaaaaaaaaggaatatacAGAACAAATAAACAGGAGATATCTTCACACCTGTACATTGCATTCAACCGTAAACGATGGTTAGTCAAAGCTTGATGTGCGGCTCCATTTCCCCTGTAAGTAATCCTCTAATGAAACACCTTGTTCAGTGCTACTTATGGAAAGAGAATCATCCTCTAAATCTAGCAACGCAAGATTAAGATGGGATAGAATATTAGTAGGAAATGCTTCCCCATCCACAGTATCAACTTCTTCTGATACGCTAACTTGTTGTCTCGCCCAATTTGTCACTTCCTCGTCACCTTGAAGAAGCTTTAAAACCTGTGGACAACCAAAAAATCCAAAGGGAAGCATGTCAATTTATAGAAAAGTGAAATATCAAAACTGCAATAAAGATCAAAAATATGAAAACTACGATGAGAAACTCAGTAAAACTTCACTCACAAGGCTGATTTGTGGCCGAAATCCAGGAGAACAACTAATGCAGAGGGATGCAGCTAAAACCATTCTCTCAATCCAGTCATCATCATACTCATTTCCTATATTTGGATCAAGTAATTGGGAAACTTTACCACCCTCTAGAATTGGTCTTGCCTGTATGCCAGAATCAATcccatattaaataatatatatatatatatatattgagttttaaatttaCAAAACCATCAGCTAAAATTCCTCAAACATCAACAGCAACAGAATCTCATGATTACCTAGTGGAACAACAACAAGAAACTTCAGAATCAAGCATCTGAGTATCTGACTGTATCACACTCAATGCGAAAATGATATGTAACTTGAAAGAAGATTATAAAAGTCCAATCATCAAGATAGTTCCTGACATGTCCTAAACAAGTGCATGGAGAACTCATCACCTTCCCTATGTTCTCTAATATGGATTCAAAATATCCTAATTCTTCTTGACACTTGAAGAGTTTTTCAAGCTCTCTATTCATTCTAAGGAAAATAAATAGATagataaaacaaataaataatggAAACCATTCTACTGATCATCTGCTCATCAGGCCAAATTTcagataggaaaatttgaaagGTGAAAGCAGAAACATTACCCACATCACAAGACTACCCTGGCCCTTAGGATTTTCACCATCAATTGGCATTCTACCAGAAAGAAGTTCAAGAAGCACGACACCAAATGCAAAGACATCAACTTTGTCACTCATTTTGCCATGCATGAAATACTCAGGAGCCAAGTAACTGCATAAAGAGAGAACTATGAAATATGTGAGTGACTGGGAAAATTGGTAAAGAACTATAAACAAGAAGCAATTACTCACCCAAATGTTCCAGCAACATCAGTGCAAGATGTTGAAACCCAACTAGCTAGTCCAAAATCTGACAGCTGAAGAAAGAAAAACATTAGCATTAAAGCTACAAATAACTAAAAAAAGCCTCAAATAACCTTAAAAAGTTGCACCTGTGGCTCAAAATcatcagaaagaagtatgtttgAAGATTTCACGTCCCTGTGGATCACAGGCTGATCATAGAGATTGTGTAGGTAGTCAAGAGCCTCAGCTACACCCAAAGCCACCTTATATCGCTCTTGCCAACCAAATGCATTCCCGTCCTTCTTATTACCTTTATCAGAAAATagcaatttgaaattaaaaatcaaacgtAAAGAATGAGATTACACAAATTTCATCAAATCCAAGGCAGAAAAAAATCATATACCATGAAGCTTCTCTTCTAGGCTTCCTCTTGACAAAAAATCATAAACCAAGAGTAAATTGTTGTGCTCAAAACAGAAACCAAATAAAGAGATTATGTTCTTGTGATGCAATTGTGTAATGATCTCAATTTCTGCGACAAACTCTTTTAACACATCGTCAGATGGCTTTAAGATTTTCACTGCCAATTCCTTGCCATCAGGAAGACAACCTTTGTAAACATGACTACTACCACCTTTGCCTACCATATTTTCTGAAACAATAATTCAGTAGCAAATTagggaaatgaaaaaaaaaagccaaaataaaaattaatttcatgaaatttggaTCAAGAAAGCAAACCAGGCATGAAATTAGAAGTGGCCAAACAAAGTTCCTCATAGCTGAATAGTCTACATGATGATGAATATTTCTCATGTAGACCTTTCAACTCTTCCGGaaggccatttgaaccatggtatGGTGAGATGGGGGACCATGCAACTTCAGGGCCCACCGTTGGCACAATTGCACCATTCT
It contains:
- the LOC110666797 gene encoding protein WHAT'S THIS FACTOR 1 homolog, chloroplastic isoform X2, which translates into the protein MLVPLKQKSSGGRRPKKKIYHRVHELDRVMDLQKKPSVILHLKAIIQSQKNQHLLLRDLEKQVGFVQKWNFMAVIEKYPSIFHVDAGSSMPPSVTLTEKARKVACEEAESRELMEPVLVKNLRKLLMMSVDCRVPLEKIEFIENELGLPSDFKKSLIPKYPEFFSVKDVNGKAYLHLENWDSSLAVTAREERLTCEGVLPSNPPKKKVRISKDGNFFGPFAFKICFPTGFRANVSYLDELERWQRMQFPSPYLNARRFEAADPKARKRVVAMLHELLSLTMERRLTSIQLDAFHSEYLLPSRLLLCLIKHHGIFYITNKGVRSTVFLKEAYNDSHLTDKCPLLLFRDKFIALSGRREINLCNEMTS
- the LOC110666797 gene encoding protein WHAT'S THIS FACTOR 1 homolog, chloroplastic isoform X1 — encoded protein: MHRASIFSCLHPSLKSFLLHKKDACLFPFPLQKSSAMLVPLKQKSSGGRRPKKKIYHRVHELDRVMDLQKKPSVILHLKAIIQSQKNQHLLLRDLEKQVGFVQKWNFMAVIEKYPSIFHVDAGSSMPPSVTLTEKARKVACEEAESRELMEPVLVKNLRKLLMMSVDCRVPLEKIEFIENELGLPSDFKKSLIPKYPEFFSVKDVNGKAYLHLENWDSSLAVTAREERLTCEGVLPSNPPKKKVRISKDGNFFGPFAFKICFPTGFRANVSYLDELERWQRMQFPSPYLNARRFEAADPKARKRVVAMLHELLSLTMERRLTSIQLDAFHSEYLLPSRLLLCLIKHHGIFYITNKGVRSTVFLKEAYNDSHLTDKCPLLLFRDKFIALSGRREINLCNEMTS
- the LOC110666796 gene encoding protein kinase STUNTED — its product is MKLIRERTVGGAAVVGGDGWEGGEVVVVGVKFDAESRELLTWSLMKVAKPGDRVIALHVLESVTDFVGGTASLLSLVKTFDSLLAVYEGFCNLKQVDLKLKVCRGSSARKILVREAKSSGAGKVIVGTSKTRHKIRSSTSIAKYCARNLSKSFSVYAVSNCKIVFQREATQDKFKRECQIYSQKSVNKNSTDSPSHLVLPDNAGNDLLEEAHNDGDVDVDNSLALVPVQSSEGVSNFSANVVERLPESKQGWSILRRVFLPKRRPIEKSHVKKNSMVKWVLKLPSWNSSSVVYPDQKQTLLRVTEDYCSDLEGENGAIVPTVGPEVAWSPISPYHGSNGLPEELKGLHEKYSSSCRLFSYEELCLATSNFMPENMVGKGGSSHVYKGCLPDGKELAVKILKPSDDVLKEFVAEIEIITQLHHKNIISLFGFCFEHNNLLLVYDFLSRGSLEEKLHGNKKDGNAFGWQERYKVALGVAEALDYLHNLYDQPVIHRDVKSSNILLSDDFEPQLSDFGLASWVSTSCTDVAGTFGYLAPEYFMHGKMSDKVDVFAFGVVLLELLSGRMPIDGENPKGQGSLVMWARPILEGGKVSQLLDPNIGNEYDDDWIERMVLAASLCISCSPGFRPQISLVLKLLQGDEEVTNWARQQVSVSEEVDTVDGEAFPTNILSHLNLALLDLEDDSLSISSTEQGVSLEDYLQGKWSRTSSFD